A single window of Plectropomus leopardus isolate mb unplaced genomic scaffold, YSFRI_Pleo_2.0 unplaced_scaffold24811, whole genome shotgun sequence DNA harbors:
- the usp44 gene encoding ubiquitin carboxyl-terminal hydrolase 44 — translation MDRCKHVGRLRLAPDHSILNPQKWHCVDCNTSESIWACLGCAHVACGRYIEEHALQHFQQQHHPLAMEVNELYVFCYLCDDYVLNDNATGDLKLLRSTLSAIQSQRYEVTTRSGRTLRSASAAADALMPSGARELQLRDEDRMFTALWHRRRALMGRVFRFWFALTECGKKREEEERQREEEEEQKREARERRRALKRQLQEELENAPLRKSRRLRSKSQRVAEAVITTPSRRLRNKTKTPEPPPLTRRPRTRSPATATPKRSGRTKKVRPTPTPRSRSSTTKSKPKTPSATPHSAQTPVRRKQSTKQGGSPFKRRPTVTPGVTGLRNLGNTCYMNSILQVLSHLHVFRECFLRLDLTQALELLASAVHGQLAGKASSQSPLIQRKGLQASSGSGAGLSGGASRARSMELIQPKEPSSKHISLCHELHTLFQVMWSGKWALVSPFAMLHSVWQLIPAFRGYAQQDAQEFLCELLDKVQHELESTGKHTTTAGVPQTQKRLIKQVLSVVNTIFHGQLLSQ, via the coding sequence ATCCTCAACCCCCAGAAGTGGCACTGCGTGGACTGCAACACCAGCGAATCAATATGGGCCTGCTTGGGCTGCGCTCATGTGGCGTGCGGGCGCTACATTGAGGAGCACGCTCTGCAGCActtccagcagcagcaccacccGTTGGCGATGGAGGTTAATGAACTTTacgttttttgttatttgtgtgaCGACTATGTCCTGAATGATAACGCCACAGGAGACCTGAAGCTGCTTCGTAGTACGCTCAGCGCCATCCAGAGCCAGCGCTATGAGGTCACCACTCGCAGCGGGCGCACCCTCCGCTCTGCTAGCGCAGCCGCCGATGCTCTTATGCCATCAGGCGCCCgcgagctgcagctgagggacGAGGACAGGATGTTTACTGCGCTCTGGCATCGTCGCAGGGCACTTATGGGACGTGTCTTCCGCTTCTGGTTCGCACTGACTGAATGCGGAAAGAAgcgggaggaagaggaaagacagagagaggaagaggaggagcagaaaagGGAGGCGAGGGAGAGGAGGCGGGCTCTAAAGAGGCAGCtacaggaggagctggagaatgCCCCCCTCAGGAAGAGTCGACGGTTACGTTCGAAGAGCCAGAGAGTTGCAGAAGCTGTGATCACAACGCCGTCTCGGAGGTTgcgcaacaaaacaaaaacccctGAGCCCCCGCCTCTCACACGCAGGCCAAGGACTCGTAGCCCTGCCACTGCCACCCCCAAGAGAAGTGGGCGGACGAAAAAGGTCCGACCGACTCCCACACCCCGGAGCCGCTCCTCTACCACCAAATCTAAGCCCAAAACGCCCTCAGCAACCCCCCATTCTGCCCAAACACCTGTTCGCCGCAAGCAGAGTACCAAACAAGGTGGCTCGCCCTTTAAACGGCGTCCCACGGTCACGCCCGGAGTGACGGGTCTGAGGAATTTAGGTAACACGTGTTACATGAACTCCATCCTGCAGGTGCTGAGCCACCTTCACGTCTTCAGGGAGTGCTTCCTGCGCCTGGATCTCACCCAGGCGCTGGAGCTTCTGGCATCTGCCGTCCACGGCCAACTGGCAGGCAAAGCCTCATCCCAGTCGCCCCTGATCCAAAGGAAGGGGCTCCAGGCCAGTTCAGGCTCGGGGGCCGGGCTGAGCGGAGGGGCCTCGCGGGCCCGCAGCATGGAGCTAATCCAACCCAAAGAGCCCAGCTCGAAGCACATCTCGCTCTGCCACGAGCTGCACACCTTGTTCCAGGTCATGTGGTCGGGCAAGTGGGCGCTGGTGTCGCCTTTTGCCATGCTGCACTCGGTGTGGCAGCTGATCCCGGCGTTCAGGGGCTACGCTCAGCAGGACGCTCAGGAGTTCCTGTGCGAGCTGCTGGACAAAGTGCAGCACGAGCTGGAGAGCACCGGCAAGCACACGACCACGGCGGGAGTCCCGCAGACGCAGAAACGACTTATCAAGCAGGTGCTCAG